ATCGCCGAGGCCGGCAAGCCCGTCCTCATCGTCGCGGAGGACGTCGAGGGCGAGCCGCTGCAGATGCTCGTCGTCAACGCCATCCGCAAGTCCGTCAAGGTCGTCGCCGTGAAGTCCCCGTACTTCGGTGACCGCCGGAAGGCGTTCATGGACGACCTCGCCGTCGTCACCGGCGGCACGGTCATCGACAAGGAGCTCGGCCACTCCCTCGCGGAGACCACGCTCGACCAGCTCGGGTCCGCCCGCCGCGTCACCGTCTCCAAGGACGAGACGGTCATCGTCGACGGCGGCGGCAGCGCCGAGGCCGTCGAGACCCGGCGCCAGCAGATCCGCAACGACATCGAGCGCACGGACTCCTCCTGGGACAAGGAGAAGTTCGAGGAGCGCCTCGCGAAGCTCTCCGGGGGTGTCGCCGTCATCCGTGCCGGCGGGGCCACCGAGACCGAGGTCAACGAGCGCAAGCTGCGGATCGAGGACGCCATCAACGCGGCCCGCGCCGCCTCGCAGGAGGGGGTCATCGCCGGTGGCGGGTCCGTCCTCGTGCAGATCGCCACGGAGCTCGACGAGCTCTCCGCGTCCTACGAGGGTGACGAGGCCATCGGCATCCGGTCCCTCGCCAAGGCCCTGCGCCGCCCGGCGTACTGGATCGCCGACAACGCGGGCCTCGACGGCGCCGTCGTCGTCAACGCGATCGCCGACCGCCCCAACGGTGAGGGCTTCAACGCCGCCACCCTGGAGTACGGCGACCTCGTCGCCGAGGGCATCATCGACCCGGTGAAGGTCACCCACTCCGCCGTGGTCAACGCCACGTCCGTCGCGCGGATGGTCCTCACGACCGAGACCGCCGTCGTCGACAAGCCGCAGAAGGCCGCCCCGGCGGCCGGTGGGCACCACCACCACTAGGCGCACCAGGAACGGCGGGGGCGGCTGACCGGCCGCCCGGCCGTGAGCGGGCCCGGACCTCATGCGAGGTGCCGGGCCCGAGGTGTGTCCGGGGGCGGGTCAGGAGGCCATGCGGCGGCGGTTGCGGGACGCCGGGTGGAGGATCGAGTCCCGCTCGGCCTCGCTCATCCCGCCCCAGACCCCGTAGGTCTCGCCGACGCTCAGGGCGTGCTCGCGGCACCGCACGAGCACCGGGCATTCGCGGCAGATCGCCTTCGCGCGGTGTTCGCGCATCTCCCGGGCGCG
The sequence above is drawn from the Corynebacterium bovis DSM 20582 = CIP 54.80 genome and encodes:
- the groL gene encoding chaperonin GroEL (60 kDa chaperone family; promotes refolding of misfolded polypeptides especially under stressful conditions; forms two stacked rings of heptamers to form a barrel-shaped 14mer; ends can be capped by GroES; misfolded proteins enter the barrel where they are refolded when GroES binds), whose product is MSKLIAFDQEAREGLQKGVDTLADAVRVTLGPRGRNVVLQKAFGGPTVTNDGVTIARDIELEDPFENLGAQLVKSVAIKTNDIAGDGTTTATLLAQALIAEGLRNVAAGANPIALNAGIAAGAEKTVELLRERAKPVADSAAIANVATVSSRDAQVGRMVADAMEKVGRDGVVTVEESQSLEDEQTVTEGVSFDKGYLSPYFVTDADSGTAVLDGAVVLLVREKISSLPEFLPVLEKIAEAGKPVLIVAEDVEGEPLQMLVVNAIRKSVKVVAVKSPYFGDRRKAFMDDLAVVTGGTVIDKELGHSLAETTLDQLGSARRVTVSKDETVIVDGGGSAEAVETRRQQIRNDIERTDSSWDKEKFEERLAKLSGGVAVIRAGGATETEVNERKLRIEDAINAARAASQEGVIAGGGSVLVQIATELDELSASYEGDEAIGIRSLAKALRRPAYWIADNAGLDGAVVVNAIADRPNGEGFNAATLEYGDLVAEGIIDPVKVTHSAVVNATSVARMVLTTETAVVDKPQKAAPAAGGHHHH
- a CDS encoding WhiB family transcriptional regulator; translation: MPQPRQLPGPTATMWDWQLHGSCRGVDSSVFFHPDGERGRAREMREHRAKAICRECPVLVRCREHALSVGETYGVWGGMSEAERDSILHPASRNRRRMAS